The nucleotide sequence TTTACAATTATAAAAGAAAAAAGACCAGCTTACCTGATCTTTTACTTTGCATATTCAACCGATCTGACTTCACGAATAACCGTGACCTTGATGTGGCCGGGATACTTCATTTCAGATTCAATTTTTTGTTTAATGTTTCTAGAAAGGACAATCGCCTGGGTGTCAGAGACATCGTTTGGCTTTGCAATTACCCTAATTTCTCTACCAGCTTGAATTGCATAACTCTTCTCAACTTCATCGAAACTATCGGTGATCTTTTCGAGGCTATCCAATCTGTGTACAAAGCTTTCCAAAGACTCACTGTGTGCACCTGGTCTAGAAATGGCAATCTTTTCAGCAACTGCAACTAACTCAGAAATAATAAATTCTGGTTGATTTCCTTCGTGATAAGCAGCAATGGAGTCGATAACTACGGGACTCTCATGATACTTCTTTGCTAAATCAACACCAACATCAACGTGAGATCCCTCAACACCGCTGTTGGCGGCCTTTCCTATATCGTGTAATAATCCTGCGCGCTTAGCTAAAGTAACATCCTCACCTAATTCAGACGCCAATGCGCCTGCTAACTTAGCAACCTCAATTGAATGACTTAACAGATTTTGACCATTAACAATCTTAAAGTTTAATTGACCAACCAGCTTGATCATATCAGGACCCATTGAGTGGATTCCGAGTTCAAACAACGTTTCTTCTCCAATTTCTTGGATACGTTGCTCAAGTTCTTTACGACTCTTATCAACCATCTCTTCAATGCGAGCTGGATGAATTCGGCCATCCTTTATCAATTTTTCAAGGGTCATCTTAGCGACTTCTCTTCTAATTGGATCAAATCCGCTTAACACAACCGCCTCGGGAGTATCATCGATAATTAAATCAACTCCAGTAAGGGTCTCAAAAGTACGAATGTTTCGGCCTTCACGACCAATGATTCGTCCCTTCATATCCTCATTAGGCAAATTAACAACTGTAACTGTCGTTTCAGACACAACGTCTGCTGAACTCTGTTGAATAGCTTCGATAATTAACTTCTTGGCATTCTCATCAGCTTCAGCAGCTGCCTGATCATAGCTCTCCTTAACCATTCGAGCCTTTTCATCAGTTAGCTTTGCATCTGTTTCCTTTAAAATCATTTCGCGCGCTTCGTCGTTTGACAACCCAGCAACACGTTCAATTTCTGATTGGCGTTTTTCAATAAGTGAGTTTGCTTCTTTTTGTTGTGATACTAAACTTTGTTGTTCCTTATTAATTCTTTGTTCTTTACGGTTAAGACTGTTTTCCCGCTTTTCGAAGGAAGAATCTTTCCGGTCTAGAGCCTCTTCACGCTGCAAAAGTCTATCTTCCTGTTTTTGAATTTCAGAGCGACGTTTTTTGAGCTCATTCTCAACAGTACTACGATAGCGATGATTATCTTCTTGAGCAGTTAACTTAGATTCCTTAATTAATGTGTCCGCCTTTTTCTTGGCATCTGCAATAATTTCACTAGCACTGCTTTTCGTAGATTGTTCTTCACGCAACTGAATTTTTTTCTGGGTAGTTTTCCCAAATATAAAACTAATAATTCCAACTATACCAGCAACAAGGATAGCGATGATTGCGAGGATTATTCCAGTCATATTCATGACTTCACCTCCAAATCATCATAAAATGATTATAGTTTAAACCAATAATAAGATGTTATTTGATTATTGACACAACTATTATTCTAATGTGTTGGCCTGACAGTGTCAATCATCTTCATCGTAATATCAATGTTTTCATGCAATTTTTCATTTATAGCAAAAAAGCAGTGGCAATTTAGCCACTACTTTTTGCTATAAATCAATTTTATTTGTCGATATTTAAATCTAAGCTTTCTGCTTCAGGTTTAGTTTCTTTGTCGTCCGCCTTGTTATCTTTGCCTTTTGGCTTGTCATCAGTCTTTTTACTATCTGATTGATCATCAGGAATCCCATAGGCTTCTCGAACTTTAGTTTCAACCTCGGCGTAAATATCTGGATGGTCAACAAGGTATTGCTTAGCGTTCTCTCTACCTTGGCCAATCCGATCCTCACCATATGAATACCAAGATCCAGATTTATTAACGATGTCCTTCTCAACGGCCATATCGATAAGTTCACCAGATTGAGAGATTCCTTGGCCATACATGATATCAACTTCGGCTCTTCTAAATGGAGGAGCTACCTTATTCTTAACCACTTTGATTCGGGTCCGGTTACCAATAATGTCAGTTCCATCTTTAATCTGTTCAGCTCTTCTAACTTCAAGTCTGATTGTTGAATAGAACTTCAATGCCCGGCCACCAGGAGTGGTTTCAGGATTACCAAACATAACCCCAACCTTTTCACGAATCTGGTTAATGAACAATGCAATTGTTTTAGTTTTGTTAATTGTTCCGGATAACTTACGAAGCGCTTGTGACATTAAACGAGCTTGTAACCCAACATGTTGGTCTCCCATTTCACCGTCAATTTCTGCTCGTGGAACCAATGCAGCAACTGAATCGACAACTACAATATCGATTGCACCACTGGTAACCAAGGCATCGGCAATCTGAAGCCCTTGTTCACCAGTATCTGGTTGTGAAAGCAACAAATCGTCAATGTTTACACCTAAATGAGTTGCATATACAGGATCCAACGCATTTTCGGCATCGATGTATGCTGCAGTTCCCCCACGTTTTTGAACTTCAGCAACGGCATGTAACGCAACCGTTGTTTTACCAGAACTTTCAGGACCGTAGATTTCAACGATTCTTCCTCGTGGATAGCCACCCACCCCAAGTGCTTCATCGAGGGCTAGTGAGCCAGTTGGAATTGTTGAAATTTGGGTATCGGCTTTGTCTCCCATTCGCATGATGGAGCCTTTTCCGAACTCTTTTTCAATACTCTTTAGCGCCTTATCTAAGGCAGCTTTTCTTTGGTCAGCCATTCGTTACCTCCCACTTTCCGTTAGGAAATGTTTACTAGTCAACTATACTAATGATTTTTAAAAAAATCAACAAAAATGCGAACAAAAGTTCGTTTATTTTTCAATTTCCGCCAAAACTAATTTTAGCCCTTGCTCAACACAATGTGTTCTAATTTCATTTCGACTACCATCGAAGTGATACTCCCTTGAATAAGTTTTATCACCCGGAAGCGCAATCCCGATAAAAACTGTTCCTGCTGGTTTACCTTCTAGTGAATCAGGACCAGCAGCTCCAGTAAATGAGATCCCGATATCTTTTCTTAGGATTGATCGTGCTTGATTTGCCATCCAAACAACAGTCTCACCACTTACTACCCCAAAAGTATCAATTACATCTTTTGGAATTCCCAGCAGTTGTTCCTTAACTTCATTCGAGTAGGTCACAAAACCACCCTCAAAGGCGCTTGAGACTCCAGGCACTTGGCCAATTGTACTTTGAAATTCACCTGCAGTTAAGCTTTCAGCAGCGGTAATTGAAATGTCTTTCTCAATCAGAAGATTTACCACGCGCTCTTGAATTGTCATTACCATTCCTCCCAAAGATATAGATACGAAAAAAGAAGATAAAAAATTATCTTCTTTTGAAAATTATTTAAAAAGAATCAGAGAAAATTGACCGATTTTTAACAAAATAATCAATCCCAGAATAAACTGTAAAGAACAAGCAAATGTATAACATAATTTCTCCAAGTGGTAAGTTAATTGCCGCAAAGAAGACGTTATTAAGTAGCAAGAAAATAATTGCCAACATCTGCGTTGTAGTTTTAATTTTCCCTGGCCAAGCGGCTGCCAATACCTGGCCATCATTTTCAACGATGATTAATCTTAGACCAGTAACTGCTAATTCCCGGCAAACGATTATGGCAACTACCCATGCAGGTGCCATATTTAACTCCACCAAAAAGATAAATGCTGTCATAACCAACATTTTGTCGGCTAATGGGTCAGCAAACTTGCCAAAGTTAGTGACCAAATGGTTTCTTCTAGCAATTTGACCATCCAAAAAATCAGTTAGCGAGGCAACGATGAAAACCAAAGCAGCAAGAAGTCGGCTTCCTGTTAAGACTGTTCCGCCAACCTGCATAACCCCCATTGTTGTAGGAATCGCTAAAATCAAAATGAAAAATGGTATCAAAATGATTCTAAAAATTGTTAATTTATTTGGTAAATTCATCTTAAGCCCTCAACATTCTTATTAATATCCTGTGGTACCTGTATCTGTACCTGTTTGGGTACCCGTAGTATCCGTTGTTGTATCAGTTGTTGATGAAGAAGTTTCAGTGCTTGATGAATCTGCTGAACCGTTAAGTTGGAGAATAACGTTTCTAACCTGACTTGATGCTGTTGGCAACTTCATTTGCTTACCATCAACAGAAATCTTGGTTACGGGTGCATTACCAGAATTAATTGTTACTGATGATGTATTCGCAGGAAGCGAAACGGTGTGTGATTTACCAGCAGTTAAAGCAGCTTGCCACAATGAACTACCGTCCGCAGTTACTGACATCCAAGCACTAGTTGCAGACGAGTCAGAAGTAGCTGAATCTGATCCTGATGCTTCTGTAACGCTTAGCTTAATTTTAGGCGTCTTGGAAGCACCTTTAACCCGATAAGTTAAATCAGAATCAGTTGCTGACAGTTGACTGAAACTAACTTTCGTATTTGAAGTTGAGGCCTTTTTCTTGGCTTTCTTGGCACTGGATGACTTACTGCTTGAGCTTGATCCAGAAACAGAAACTTTGCTAGTCTCAATTTCAGTCTTTGCAGTATTCCTAGTGCTTTTAGCTGCAGCAACCCAAATGGCAATCAAGATGATCAATACAACCACAGAAACGGCTGCAATCGGAATATAACGGCGAATTTTCTCAGTTCGCTCATCAGCTTTACGTTGAACTGAACGAGTTTGAGGATTGTCATCGTTTACTCGATCAACATATTCAGGATCTTCAGTATCCGGAAGCTTGTGGTTAAAGTCGTTTAACAATTCCTGACCGTTTAGTCCCACAGAGTCAGCGTATTGTTTAACGAAGGCTCTCACGTAGAACTCACCTGGTAAAGCATCGAAATTGTTATCTTCAATCGCCATTAAATAACGCTTTTGAATTTTGGTATTTTTTTGTAAATCATCAAGGGTATAACCTTTGGCCACCCTTGCATCGTGTAATTTTTGTCCAATTGTTACGGATTGGTTTTCGTTATCCATACTGATTCTCCATTACTTTTTTTATCATTAAGTCAAGTATAGCATATGATTTTCATCAGATTTACACCTTAAAAAATAATTTAAACTTTCTTTTGAACCGTTACACACCCTGGAGTGTAGTTTGCGAGAAAATTATTACTAATTATTTTAATGTCATCCAATGTCAATTTGCTGATAATCTCAATTTCATCGTAAATGGTTTGTGGTTTGTCGTCAAACCCATAAAATTGATTGGAGACTGCCTCTGGGGAATCCATCATAGCAACATAGTTACCTAACAGTTCCCTCTTTTGCAGTTCAAATTCTTCTGCCTTTGCATCCAGTAATTCAGGAATTGAATCAGCAATTCCCTTTAAGCTTGATACAAATTGGGCAGGATCATCTGTATCTCCAGCCAACATGGCAAATTGAAAGCCTCGTTCAACTTCAATTTCAAATGAAAATGAATCATCAATTATCCCTTGATGGTAAAGCTCATCATACTGGGAAGAGTTTTCTGAGAAAAACAGGTTCATCAATAAATTTAGTCCTAATTCGTGCCGTAATCCTTCATCCCCACTCAACTGCTTATCCAAATTACTTCTTAGAGTAAATGCAGCCTTAGGTCTTGATACGTCCATAGTAATGATTTCTGTGCGCCCCTCAACATCCTCGGGCTTAGGAGCAACAAATTTAACATTCCTATTGCGCTTTGGATACTGCGTTTGGTTTTCACGAATAACTGTCATCAACTTCTCTGGGTCTAAGTTACCACTAACAATTAACGTCATATTATCAGGACGGTAAAATGTATCGTAAGCCAAATTCAGATCTTCCACCGTAATTTTTGCCAATGATTCATCAGTTCCAGCTATGTCATCTGCTAATGATGTCCCTTTATACATAGATTGAACACTCGACGTAAATAACTGATTATCGGGATCATTTTTGTACATATTTATTTCTTGAGAAATGATTCCCTTTTCGCGTTCGACCTTTTGCTTGTCAAAGTATGGTTGCATCACAAAATTAAGGAGCAACTCTAGGTTTTCCTTTGCATTATCCGTTGATGAAAATACGTAGTTGGTTTTAGTGAATGAGGTGTACGCATTTGACCTACCACCATTTTTATTAAACAACTCAAAAACATCATAATCTTTTTTATCAAACATCTTATGCTCTAAGAAATGCGCAATTCCTGCTGGCTGAGTGATCAACTTACCATCACGAACAAACTTCGAGTCCGCTGAACCGTAGTTAACACTAAGTACGGCAGAGGTCCGATTAAACCCTGCCATGGGGTGTAAAAATACTCTCAATCCGTTAGGGAGAGTCTCTTGAAATAACTGTTCACTGAACTCAGGATAATTAATTATTTTCATCCGAACCTCCATTACCCTTTAAGGCAAAAACTGCTCGCAATTTTATTTGCTTGGCTAAGTCAACCACGTCAGACTTTTTAACTGACTTAACGCCGGCTATAAAGTCGTCGTCATCAACACTAGCGTTAGTAATCTCTTTGACAAAAAGCTTTTCGATTTGTGCCCCAAGTGAGTCCGCACTAGATTTTCGCTGGTCAATTAGTGATTGTTTGATTCCCGAAATTACTGTATCGTCAATATTTCCATTCATAATTTTTTCAATGGATTTAGCAACTAAATCTTCAACTAACGGTTGATTTTGAGGTAAGATTCCTGCTGATACCGACAAAGTTCCGTTCAAAGAATTATATGATGAAGAAATATCATAGGCTAGGCTCTGATCCTCACGCACATCATTAAACAGGACTGACTGAGGTGAGCCACCCAGTACCTGGTTCAAAACAATTGCATTATAATAATCAGGATCATTTGAAAGAATTGGTAACTCGTAACCCATGGTTAACACAGTTTGATCAATTTCTAATTTTTGTTCTTTTCGAGCTACCTTATCAATTTGCGGTAATTTAACAAACGGATCTAGTTTGACAAATTGATGATCCGTATTGGGAATGATTTCATCTAATTGATTAACAAACTCGTCATCGATATGACCACCGATAAATCCCATAATGTTGGCATTTTTTAATAACCACTGATAGAAATCAAATAAATCAGCTGCCGTGGTTTTTTGAAGCTGATCAATTGTTCCGTATAAAAAGCTTCCGTGGTTAATGTCGTTTGGAAACATTAATTTTTGCAACTGGATAGTTGCATAGTATTCGCGGTTTTCAATAATTGAGTTGAAGTAATTGAGTAGATTGGCTTTATGTAAATTAAAAAAGCTCTCCTCAAACTGATTACCACCTATTAGTGGATGATTAATAACCTCATCGAGGAATCCCATTATTTCTGAAACAACGTGATGATTATCTGGAAGGTATTTATCATTTGGAAAACTAATATTGATTCGAAGTGTGTGAACATCTCCGTATCTTAAAACTGTAACTCCGAAACTGGCACCATACATTCTCGAAAGCTGTCTAGAAACCTCCGTCTCACTGGAATATTTACTTGTGGCATTTCCGAGTAATTCACTCAATAGCGCCATTTTCGCAAAGTTCTTCTCATCTGACTTAAGCGTAAAGTAAATAGTAATTTTGGTAGTTTTAAATTTATCGGTATTATGAGTAAAAATTCGATAATTTTTTGATTTAATTTCGTTCACAAGCATCCTCCTTGGATGAATCACAAATTTCATGGTAAATGAACCAGGCCAAAATCTCAATAGCGAATGTTTCAAATTAATAAAAAAACTGAATTTTAACCAAATAAATGAGCGCTACAGAACTTTTAATCGTCCGTAACGCTCGCTATACTCAATAATCTACGATAATCACTTATTATTTAAAAGAGGTGAAGATACTTTACTTCCAAACCACTTCTGGTCAATTTGTTTTAACTTACCATTCTTAGCTAATTCCTTTAGGCCTTGGTCAATTTTTTGCTTGAGCATTGTATCACCTTTTCGCATTCCAACGCCATAGTATTCCTTTGGAAAATTGCTTTTAATAACTTTGAATGATTTTCGGTCAGACTGGTGAGCAATGTAATAGTCAGCATAAATGCTATCTATCAATAACCCTTGAATTCTGTTTGAATTCAAATCAATGAACGCATCTGTGAAGGAATCATACAATACGGGACTGTGACCCTTGATCCGATCTTTCAGCAACTTAGGCTGGTTATCAATATCCATTGCCCCAGCGGATCCATTTTGGACCCCGGCAACTTTACCCTGCATGTCCGCAAAACTATTGATGTTATTTTTCTTCTTAGTAACTAAAATTTGGTCGTTCACTAAGTATGGAGTACTAAACGAAACCGCCTTAGATCTTTGCGGCGTAATTGAAAAACCATTCCAAATTAAATCAATCGTCCCATTGCGCAACTCAGTAACGTTCATTGACCAATCAATTGGCTGAAAATCAACCTTAATTCCATACTGTTTGAAAACAGCTTTGGCAAGGTCAACATCGTAACCAACAATTTTGCCACTCTTAGTCTGAAATCCCATTGGAACAAAACTATCATCAAGACCAATAACAATCTTCTTTTGCTTCTGAACGGTCTCCCAGGTGTCAGGCTTACTCTCTAATTTTTGTCGTGATTCAATTCGGCAACCTGATAAAAGTAGCGGAATCATTATCAATGTCACTGCGAACAAACTGCGAATCAATCTCTTCTTCATCCAACCACCCCTTACTTCAGTTGCTCAACCCGTAAAATATTATCAGCAATTTTTTCTGCAAAATCCATATCATGGGTAACAACTAACTGAGTCATTCCTTGTTGCTTCAAATCGATAATAATTTTGGCAACTTCATCTCTCAGCTCGGGATCAAGTGCAGATGTTGGCTCATCATAGCAAAGAACCTTAGGATTCATTGCCAAAGCCCGAACAATAGCGACCCGCTGTTTTTGGCCACCTGACAGCTGATATGGGTATAAATCTTCTTTTCCTTCGAGGCCCAACCGTGCTAAAAGTTCGCTAGCTGACTTTTCTAATTCATCTAGGCTTTCTTTCTTAACCAATCTGGGTGC is from Lentilactobacillus curieae and encodes:
- a CDS encoding CinA family protein yields the protein MTIQERVVNLLIEKDISITAAESLTAGEFQSTIGQVPGVSSAFEGGFVTYSNEVKEQLLGIPKDVIDTFGVVSGETVVWMANQARSILRKDIGISFTGAAGPDSLEGKPAGTVFIGIALPGDKTYSREYHFDGSRNEIRTHCVEQGLKLVLAEIEK
- the pgsA gene encoding CDP-diacylglycerol--glycerol-3-phosphate 3-phosphatidyltransferase codes for the protein MNLPNKLTIFRIILIPFFILILAIPTTMGVMQVGGTVLTGSRLLAALVFIVASLTDFLDGQIARRNHLVTNFGKFADPLADKMLVMTAFIFLVELNMAPAWVVAIIVCRELAVTGLRLIIVENDGQVLAAAWPGKIKTTTQMLAIIFLLLNNVFFAAINLPLGEIMLYICLFFTVYSGIDYFVKNRSIFSDSF
- a CDS encoding amino acid ABC transporter ATP-binding protein, translated to MLEVKNLVKRFGNRTIIDDLSVQVKDQEILSVVGPSGAGKTTLLRCITGLEKVDSGEFYWDNQKFDPTDSNPKNMIIGVVFQDYQLFPNLTVLDNITLAPRLVKKESLDELEKSASELLARLGLEGKEDLYPYQLSGGQKQRVAIVRALAMNPKVLCYDEPTSALDPELRDEVAKIIIDLKQQGMTQLVVTHDMDFAEKIADNILRVEQLK
- the recA gene encoding recombinase RecA; the encoded protein is MADQRKAALDKALKSIEKEFGKGSIMRMGDKADTQISTIPTGSLALDEALGVGGYPRGRIVEIYGPESSGKTTVALHAVAEVQKRGGTAAYIDAENALDPVYATHLGVNIDDLLLSQPDTGEQGLQIADALVTSGAIDIVVVDSVAALVPRAEIDGEMGDQHVGLQARLMSQALRKLSGTINKTKTIALFINQIREKVGVMFGNPETTPGGRALKFYSTIRLEVRRAEQIKDGTDIIGNRTRIKVVKNKVAPPFRRAEVDIMYGQGISQSGELIDMAVEKDIVNKSGSWYSYGEDRIGQGRENAKQYLVDHPDIYAEVETKVREAYGIPDDQSDSKKTDDKPKGKDNKADDKETKPEAESLDLNIDK
- a CDS encoding amino acid ABC transporter substrate-binding protein: MKKRLIRSLFAVTLIMIPLLLSGCRIESRQKLESKPDTWETVQKQKKIVIGLDDSFVPMGFQTKSGKIVGYDVDLAKAVFKQYGIKVDFQPIDWSMNVTELRNGTIDLIWNGFSITPQRSKAVSFSTPYLVNDQILVTKKKNNINSFADMQGKVAGVQNGSAGAMDIDNQPKLLKDRIKGHSPVLYDSFTDAFIDLNSNRIQGLLIDSIYADYYIAHQSDRKSFKVIKSNFPKEYYGVGMRKGDTMLKQKIDQGLKELAKNGKLKQIDQKWFGSKVSSPLLNNK
- the yfmH gene encoding EF-P 5-aminopentanol modification-associated protein YfmH, encoding MKIINYPEFSEQLFQETLPNGLRVFLHPMAGFNRTSAVLSVNYGSADSKFVRDGKLITQPAGIAHFLEHKMFDKKDYDVFELFNKNGGRSNAYTSFTKTNYVFSSTDNAKENLELLLNFVMQPYFDKQKVEREKGIISQEINMYKNDPDNQLFTSSVQSMYKGTSLADDIAGTDESLAKITVEDLNLAYDTFYRPDNMTLIVSGNLDPEKLMTVIRENQTQYPKRNRNVKFVAPKPEDVEGRTEIITMDVSRPKAAFTLRSNLDKQLSGDEGLRHELGLNLLMNLFFSENSSQYDELYHQGIIDDSFSFEIEVERGFQFAMLAGDTDDPAQFVSSLKGIADSIPELLDAKAEEFELQKRELLGNYVAMMDSPEAVSNQFYGFDDKPQTIYDEIEIISKLTLDDIKIISNNFLANYTPGCVTVQKKV
- the yfmF gene encoding EF-P 5-aminopentanol modification-associated protein YfmF, with amino-acid sequence MNEIKSKNYRIFTHNTDKFKTTKITIYFTLKSDEKNFAKMALLSELLGNATSKYSSETEVSRQLSRMYGASFGVTVLRYGDVHTLRINISFPNDKYLPDNHHVVSEIMGFLDEVINHPLIGGNQFEESFFNLHKANLLNYFNSIIENREYYATIQLQKLMFPNDINHGSFLYGTIDQLQKTTAADLFDFYQWLLKNANIMGFIGGHIDDEFVNQLDEIIPNTDHQFVKLDPFVKLPQIDKVARKEQKLEIDQTVLTMGYELPILSNDPDYYNAIVLNQVLGGSPQSVLFNDVREDQSLAYDISSSYNSLNGTLSVSAGILPQNQPLVEDLVAKSIEKIMNGNIDDTVISGIKQSLIDQRKSSADSLGAQIEKLFVKEITNASVDDDDFIAGVKSVKKSDVVDLAKQIKLRAVFALKGNGGSDENN
- a CDS encoding helix-turn-helix domain-containing protein, whose product is MDNENQSVTIGQKLHDARVAKGYTLDDLQKNTKIQKRYLMAIEDNNFDALPGEFYVRAFVKQYADSVGLNGQELLNDFNHKLPDTEDPEYVDRVNDDNPQTRSVQRKADERTEKIRRYIPIAAVSVVVLIILIAIWVAAAKSTRNTAKTEIETSKVSVSGSSSSSKSSSAKKAKKKASTSNTKVSFSQLSATDSDLTYRVKGASKTPKIKLSVTEASGSDSATSDSSATSAWMSVTADGSSLWQAALTAGKSHTVSLPANTSSVTINSGNAPVTKISVDGKQMKLPTASSQVRNVILQLNGSADSSSTETSSSTTDTTTDTTGTQTGTDTGTTGY
- the rny gene encoding ribonuclease Y, yielding MNMTGIILAIIAILVAGIVGIISFIFGKTTQKKIQLREEQSTKSSASEIIADAKKKADTLIKESKLTAQEDNHRYRSTVENELKKRRSEIQKQEDRLLQREEALDRKDSSFEKRENSLNRKEQRINKEQQSLVSQQKEANSLIEKRQSEIERVAGLSNDEAREMILKETDAKLTDEKARMVKESYDQAAAEADENAKKLIIEAIQQSSADVVSETTVTVVNLPNEDMKGRIIGREGRNIRTFETLTGVDLIIDDTPEAVVLSGFDPIRREVAKMTLEKLIKDGRIHPARIEEMVDKSRKELEQRIQEIGEETLFELGIHSMGPDMIKLVGQLNFKIVNGQNLLSHSIEVAKLAGALASELGEDVTLAKRAGLLHDIGKAANSGVEGSHVDVGVDLAKKYHESPVVIDSIAAYHEGNQPEFIISELVAVAEKIAISRPGAHSESLESFVHRLDSLEKITDSFDEVEKSYAIQAGREIRVIAKPNDVSDTQAIVLSRNIKQKIESEMKYPGHIKVTVIREVRSVEYAK